Proteins found in one Zea mays cultivar B73 chromosome 1, Zm-B73-REFERENCE-NAM-5.0, whole genome shotgun sequence genomic segment:
- the LOC103643439 gene encoding uncharacterized protein, which translates to MPAVLNENEDGAAAADLERQQCWCSCSCSCLPLCLWPGASGSRGPRKPGGTGAKRRRWRRRLKLSWLVWPWSPKSGKGDAGGGGDDSSKEGMKKRRRKDGRRRLKLSWLAWPWSRRSDKGDAGGDGDDSSKEGKKRRRKGGRRRLLLLLTTTTSLQLKKALASVVSGESALLPAPAKVSSFGDAKKQSNRRPRRPTAEDAARGSRQPQPSATAATASTGSTTAVPAGSRPETTSQPSPKPTEGSAASGRTWRAPSRRQRHSLHQPDCSCSSSGLWTAATTLGVIVLLGRVIAVVFLCSCLYGARFVRAWAAGDAGASAKAQLSGEGGVVGVGSSSRCFSDPVAVAGDEVAAEMCTTEERKKKVVMAGLLDRAGKAPSSRFRR; encoded by the exons ATGCCTGCTGTGCTTAACGAGAACGAGGATGGCGCCGCCGCTGCCGATCTCGAGAGGCAGCAGTGCtggtgctcctgctcctgctcctgcctgCCGTTATGCCTCTGGCCGGGCGCGTCCGGGTCCCGGGGTCCCAGGAAACCCGGCGGCACGGGAGCGAAGAGGAGGCGGTGGCGTCGCAGGCTCAAGCTGTCATGGCTGGTGTGGCCGTGGTCTCCGAAGAGCGGCAAgggggatgcgggcggcggcggcgatgaCAGCAGCAAGGAGGGGATGAAGAAGCGGAGGAGGAAGGACGGGCGGCGCAGGCTCAAGCTGTCATGGCTGGCGTGGCCGTGGTCACGGAGAAGCGACAAGGGGGACGCGGGCGGCGACGGGGACGACAGCAGCAAGGAGGGGAAGAAGCGGAGGAGGAAGGGAGGGCgacgccggctgctgctgctgctgacgaCGACGACGTCGCTGCAGCTCAAGAAGGCGCTCGCGTCGGTCGTCTCCGGGGAGAGCGCCCTACTGCCTGCGCCGGCCAAG GTGAGCAGTTTCGGCGACGCCAAGAAGCAAAGCAACCGCAGGCCACGACGGCCAACGGCAGAGGACGCGGCACGCGGAAGCCGACAACCGCAACCCTCGGCAACTGCTGCGACCGCGAGCACCGGATCGACCACGGCGGTGCCTGCTGGTTCTCGGCCGGAGACGACGAGCCAGCCGAGCCCTAAACCAACCGAAGGGTCCGCTGCCTCCGGCCGCACCTGGCGGGCGCCGTCGAGGCGCCAGCGCCACTCGCTTCATCAGCCCGACTgctcctgctccagcagcggcctgTGGACGGCGGCGACGACGCTGGGCGTGATCGTGCTCCTCGGCCGCGTCATCGCCGTGGTCTTCCTATGCTCGTGCCTGTACGGCGCGCGCTTCGTCCGGGCCTGGGCTGCCGGCGACGCCGGTGCCAGCGCCAAGGCCCAGCTGAGCGGCGAAGGCGGCGTCGTTGGCGTTGGTAGCAGTAGCCGGTGCTTCAGTGATCCGGTGGCGGTGGCCGGCGACGAGGTCGCGGCGGAGATGTGCACCACGGAGGAGCGCAAGAAGAAGGTGGTCATGGCAGGGTTGCTCGACAGGGCCGGCAAGGCACCCTCGTCGCGCTTTCGTAGGTGA